Proteins from one Ictidomys tridecemlineatus isolate mIctTri1 chromosome 14, mIctTri1.hap1, whole genome shotgun sequence genomic window:
- the Cdkn2aip gene encoding CDKN2A-interacting protein isoform X1, producing MAQEVSEYLSQNPRVAAWVEALRCEGETDKHWRHRREFLLRNAGDLAPAGGAASANPDEAADAESGTRSRQLQQLISFSMAWANHVFLGCRYPQKVMDKILSMAEGIKVTDAPIHTTRDELVAKVKKRGISSSNEGVEELSKKRIIEGKNNSAVERDLAKISAKTECTSAQPENSSTCSGSCTKSESSGNSTRSSGISGQNSSMSEGDRSVSSQSSSSISSQVTTAGSGKASESEAPDKHGSASFVSSLLKSSVNSHVTQSTDSRQQSGSPKKSALEGSSVSTSQSSSEIEVPLLGTSGSSEVELPLLSSKPSSETASSGLTSKTSSEASISSSVSKNSSSSGTSLLTPKSSSTNTSLLTSKSTSQVAASLLASKSSSQTSGSMVSKSTSLASVSQLASKSSSQSSTSQLPSKSTSQSSESSIKFSCCKLTNEDVKQKQPFFNRLYKTVAWKLVAVGGFSPNVNHGELLNAAIEALKATLDVFFVPLKELADLPQNKSSQESIVCELRCKSVYLGTGCGKSKENAKAVASREALKLFLKKKVVVKICKRKYRGSEIEDLVLLDEESRPVNLPPALKHPQELL from the exons ATGGCGCAGGAGGTGTCGGAGTACCTGAGCCAGAACCCGCGGGTGGCCGCCTGGGTGGAGGCGCTGCGCTGCGAGGGCGAGACTGACAAACACTGGCGCCACCGCCGGGAGTTTTTGCTCCGCAACGCCGGGGACCTGGCCCCCGCGGGTGGCGCTGCCTCCGCTAACCCGGACGAAGCTGCCGACGCCGAGAGCGGGACCCGCAGTCGGCAGCTGCAGCAGCTCATCTCCTTTTCCATGGCCTGGGCAAACCACGTCTTCCTTGGGTGCCG gtaCCCTCAAAAAGTTATGGATAAAATTCTTAGTATGGCTGAAGGCATCAAAGTGACAGATGCTCCAATCCATACAACAAGAGACGAACTGGTTGCCAAGGTGAAGAAAAGAGGGATATCGAGTAGCAATG aaGGGGTAGAAGAGCTATCCAAAAAACGAATCATAGAAGGAAAAAACAACTCTGCAGTTGAGCGAGATCTTGCAAAAATTTCTGCCAAAACAGAATGTACATCAGCTCAGCCAGAAAACAGTTCTACATGTTCGGGGTCATGCACCAAATCAGAGAGTAGTGGAAACTCCACTCGGAGCTCTGGCATCTCTGGTCAGAATAGCTCTATGAGTGAAGGAGATCGATCTGTTTCCAGccaaagcagcagcagcatttCCTCTCAGGTAACAACGGCAGGATCTGGAAAAGCTTCTGAATCAGAAGCTCCAGATAAGCATGGTTCAGCATCATTTGTTTCTTCGTTGTTGAAATCCAGTGTGAATAGTCACGTGACCCAGTCCACTGATTCCAGACAACAAAGTGGTTCACCTAAAAAGAGTGCTTTGGAAGGTTCTTCAGTCTCTACTTCTCAGAGCAGCTCAGAGATTGAGGTGCCCTTGTTGGGTACTTCTGGAAGCTCAGAAGTAGAGTTGCCATTATTGTCTTCTAAACCTAGTTCAGAGACAGCTTCAAGTGGGTTAACTTCCAAAACTAGTTCAGAGGCAAGTATTTCATCATCAGTTTCTAAAAACAGTTCCTCATCAGGCACATCATTACTAACTCCCAAGAGCAGCTCAACAAATACATCACTGCTCACTTCCAAAAGCACTTCCCAGGTAGCTGCATCACTGTTAGCTTCCAAGAGCAGCTCCCAGACCAGTGGATCTATGGTTTCCAAAAGTACTTCCTTAGCAAGTGTGTCCCAGCTAGCTTCTAAGAGTAGTTCTCAGAGTAGCACCTCACAGTTGCCTTCTAAAAGTACTTCACAGTCAAGTGAGAGTTCTATCAAGTTCTCTTGTTGCAAATTAACCAATGAAGATGTGAAACAGAAGCAACCTTTCTTCAATAGACTGTATAAAACAGTGGCATGGAAATTAGTAGCTGTTGGTGGCTTTAGTCCCAATGTGAATCATGGAGAGCTCCTAAATGCAGCTATTGAGGCTCTGAAAGCAACACTGGATGTGTTTTTTGTCCCACTAAAAGAACTGGCAgatctgcctcaaaataagaGCTCTCAAGAAAGTATTGTTTGTGAATTGAGGTGCAAGTCAGTGTACTTGGGTACTGGCTgtggaaaaagcaaagaaaatgcaaaagcaGTTGCATCAAGAGAAGCATTGAagttatttcttaagaaaaaggtggtggtaaaaatatgtaaaaggaaatacAGAGGCAGTGAGATAGAAGATCTAGTACTCCTTGATGAAGAATCAAGACCTGTAAACTTACCTCCAGCTTTAAAACATCCTCAAGAATTACTATAA
- the Cdkn2aip gene encoding CDKN2A-interacting protein isoform X2 produces the protein MAQEVSEYLSQNPRVAAWVEALRCEGETDKHWRHRREFLLRNAGDLAPAGGAASANPDEAADAESGTRSRQLQQLISFSMAWANHVFLGCRYPQKVMDKILSMAEGIKVTDAPIHTTRDELVAKKG, from the exons ATGGCGCAGGAGGTGTCGGAGTACCTGAGCCAGAACCCGCGGGTGGCCGCCTGGGTGGAGGCGCTGCGCTGCGAGGGCGAGACTGACAAACACTGGCGCCACCGCCGGGAGTTTTTGCTCCGCAACGCCGGGGACCTGGCCCCCGCGGGTGGCGCTGCCTCCGCTAACCCGGACGAAGCTGCCGACGCCGAGAGCGGGACCCGCAGTCGGCAGCTGCAGCAGCTCATCTCCTTTTCCATGGCCTGGGCAAACCACGTCTTCCTTGGGTGCCG gtaCCCTCAAAAAGTTATGGATAAAATTCTTAGTATGGCTGAAGGCATCAAAGTGACAGATGCTCCAATCCATACAACAAGAGACGAACTGGTTGCCAAG aaGGGGTAG